A window of Candidatus Vicinibacter proximus contains these coding sequences:
- the mreC gene encoding rod shape-determining protein MreC, which yields MLNALRIIIRNGSFILFLVLQIICFYWIISYNQKQNKIYLYTAQLYATVLKNKYQNLTSYFSLKDKADQIADDNAKLLSRLLNLEATQKSDSTILDSTLSKTMVQPYTVLSARVINNSLSRKNNYLTLNKGGLDGLSPGMAVITLSGLVGIVTDTTRHFATVMSLLHSNSRISCSLKRSGFFGSLIWKDRDPSILQLEDIQKYADVRIGDTLVTSGYSIVFPKGLTIGYVKSFYAEPGAFTYTIIVSPSQDLTTVDRVYVINNNLKEEKEHLESLTREYE from the coding sequence ATGTTAAATGCACTTCGCATCATCATAAGAAATGGGTCGTTTATTCTTTTTCTCGTACTTCAGATAATTTGTTTCTATTGGATCATAAGTTACAATCAAAAACAGAATAAAATTTATTTGTATACAGCCCAGCTTTATGCAACGGTATTAAAAAATAAATACCAAAACCTCACTTCCTATTTCTCACTAAAGGATAAAGCGGATCAAATTGCAGATGACAATGCAAAACTACTTTCGCGATTGTTGAATTTGGAGGCGACTCAAAAATCCGACAGTACAATTCTGGATTCTACGTTATCTAAAACTATGGTCCAACCTTATACCGTTCTATCTGCACGTGTAATAAATAATTCACTTTCCAGAAAAAACAATTATCTCACTTTAAACAAGGGTGGTCTCGATGGTTTAAGTCCAGGCATGGCAGTGATAACCCTGAGCGGATTGGTAGGTATAGTAACTGATACAACCAGGCATTTTGCAACAGTTATGTCGCTTCTTCATTCCAACTCCAGAATAAGTTGCAGTTTAAAACGGAGCGGGTTCTTTGGTTCATTAATTTGGAAAGACAGGGATCCGAGTATTTTACAATTGGAGGATATTCAAAAATATGCAGATGTTCGCATAGGAGATACACTGGTGACAAGCGGATATTCCATTGTTTTTCCAAAGGGATTAACCATAGGCTATGTAAAAAGTTTTTATGCGGAACCCGGTGCGTTCACCTATACCATTATCGTTAGTCCAAGTCAAGATTTAACAACTGTGGATAGGGTGTATGTGATTAACAACAATCTTAAAGAAGAAAAAGAACACCTTGAATCATTAACCCGGGAATATGAATAA